The Cyclopterus lumpus isolate fCycLum1 chromosome 18, fCycLum1.pri, whole genome shotgun sequence nucleotide sequence gaagtctggatcaactatcctgattactgaagtctggttcaactatcctgattactgaagtctggttcaactatcctgagaaGTCTGGTTCAGATTAACCCAATTGTTTGAGCCTTTGAGAAACGAGATAGCCTGACTTCAATTATCGGGTTCATTTAAGCCGGCTAATAGGACCTTTGATCCATTTATGATCCACATACGAGGAACGGGGCCCTGGTGTGTATACATTCCCATTCTAacacattgacctttgacctgtgtAGTGCTGGTGTGTATTGGTTCCCATTCTAAcaggttgacctttgacccgtgtAATGCTGGTGTGTATTGGTTCCCATTCTAacacattgacctttgacctgtgtAGTGCTGGTGTGTATTGGTTCCCATTCTAacacattgacctttgacccgtgtAATGCTGGTGTGTATTGGTTCCCATTCTAAcaggttgacctttgacccgtgtAGTGCTGGTGTGTATTGGTTCCCATTCTAacacattgacctttgacccgtgtAATGCTGGTGTGTATTGGTTCCCATTCTAacacattgacctttgacccgtgtAATGCTGGTGTGTATTGGTTCCCATTCTAAcaggttgacctttgacccgtgtAATGCTGGTGTGTATTGGTTCCCATTCTAAcaggttgacctttgacccgtgtAGTGCTGGTGTGTATTGGTTCCCATTCTAacacattgacctttgacccgtgtAGTGCTGGTGTGTATTGGTTCCCATTCTAacacattgacctttgacccgtgtAATGCTGGTGTGTATTGGTTCCCATTCTAacacattgacctttgacccgtgtAATGCTGGTGTGTATTGGTTCCCATTCTAAcaggttgacctttgacccgtgtAATGCTGGTGTGTATTGGTTCCCATTCTAacacattgacctttgacccgtgtAATGCTGGTGTGTATTGGTTCCCATTCTAAcacgttgacctttgacccgtgtAATGCTGGTGTGTATTGGTTCCCATTCTAAcaggttgacctttgacccgtgtAATGCTGGTGTGTATTGGTTCCCATTCTAAcaggttgacctttgacccgtgtAATGCTGGTGTGTATTGGTTCCCATTCTAacacattgacctttgacccgtgtAATGCTGGTGTGTATTGGTTCCCATTCTAacacattgacctttgacccgtgtAATGCTGGTGTGTATTGGTTCCCATTCTAAcaggttgacctttgacctgtgtAGTGCTGGTGTGTATTGGTTCCCATTCTAAcaggttgacctttgacccgtgtAATGCTGGTGTGTATTGGTTCCCATTCTAacacattgacctttgacccgtgtAATGCTGGTGTGTATTGGTTCCCATTCTAAcaggttgacctttgacccgtgtAATGCTGGTGTGTATTGGTTCCCATTCTAAcaggttgacctttgacccgtgtAATGCTGGTGTGTATTGGTTCCCATTCTAacacattgacctttgacccgtgtAATGCTGGTGTGTATTGGTTCCCATTCTAAcaggttgacctttgacccgtgtAATGCTGGTGTGTATTGGTTCCCATTCTAAcaggttgacctttgacccgtgtAATGCTGGTGTGTATTGGTTCCCATTCTAacacattgacctttgacccgtgtAATGCTGGTGTGTATTGGTTCCCATTCTAacacattgacctttgacccgtgtAATGCTGGTGTGTATTGGTTCCCATTCTAAcaggttgacctttgacctggttCTGATCACTTTCAGGAGGGAAACAGTGAGTCgggtttagttttttattcttATTGACAGTATATTGCCGTTGTGTTGTTTGCAGGCGGATCCTGAGGTTCCtgatacaacaaaaacaacaacagacagaaaaacaacaacaacaacaacaactgtgtgtgtgtgtgtgtgtgtgtgtggggggggggggggggggggctgtgagcCAATAGTAAAAGGGCTAGACCGTGATGTCATTGTGTCTATGTCATGCTGAGGTTGTGATTgggcccctcccccctctcaaaaacaacaaaacttaACCAACgattagaagaaaaaacaataaaaatgatttatagCGTAAAACAAACTTCAGATTATGATTCTAAATTAACccggaaatacacacacacacacacacacacacacacagacacacacacacacacgcacaaacacacacagacacacacacacagacacacacacacacacacacacacagacacacacacacacacgcacagacacacacacacacacacacacacatacacacagacacacacacacacacacacacacagacacacacacacagacacacacacacacacacacgcacaaacacacagacacacacacatacacacagacacacacacacacagagagacacacacacacacacacacacacacacagacacacacacacacacacacacagacacacacacacacagagagacacacacacacacacacacacacagacacagagagacacacacacacagacacacacacacgcacagacacagacacacacgcgcacacacacacacacacatacatacacacacacacagacacacacacagacacacacacacacacgcacacacacacacacacacacagacacagagagacacacacacacacgcacagacacgcacagacacacacgcgcacacacacacacacaaacacacgcacaaacatacacacacaggcacgcgcacacacacacacacacacacacacaacccaacATTAAAGACACTTTATCATAATTATGTTAATAACCGCGATGACGACGTGATGACATCACAAAGCAGTCGACATGGAGGCGGGGTTAAGATACGAGACACGctaatgaagaaagaaaaaacagccaatcagaagctcAAGCTGGagatacaaaatgaaaagataaaagagGGAAACGTCGTTTCCCATCAACCCCGGCGGTGGCGGCAGGTTTTGGAGATTGTCCCGTGATTGGTCGATTCCAGAGACAGCAGAGCGAACCGAGCCAGAAACATCATTCTGCTGATGTCATGCTTCTCGGGCCAATCACAATCAGTTCTAGTgtttcatcatcgtcatcgtcatcatcgtcatcatcgtcgtcatcatcgtcatcatcgtcactTCCTCCCTGGATGGCCATGTGGCCGAGAGAAGCTCTCCCATTGGTCGGTTCTGACCTCTCCGCGAGAAGGCCTTAAAGTCCCGGAGCACAAAAGACGCTACACTTGtcatctcccacaatgcattgctgtGCGTTTAGGCAGTAGCACTATAAACGTCACTCGGGGCGGTTAAGAGCCGCCGAGGATGCGTTCAGGTGAAGTGGGACGTGAGAAATACGTTGCGGCTCGGTTGTTTCTACAACTTTCCAAGGTCAGTGAACGCAACACAACTCATCTGATAATCAATGAATCGGTTCAGTCGTTCAGATCTAGTCACGCTTTGAAGGAACGTATTCGGACATTTCTCGACTAAATAAATTGATCaattaaaataatcaatagTTGCAGCTTTTAAAGTGACATTAAATGCAGCACATTTCCAACTTCCCGACGTCCCCTGAAGGCAGCAGCTTCTTCTTCGTCCCTTCTTGAACACAACGTTTTATTTTGGAGTGTTTCAACTTGCTTCTTCACTTCTCCATCTGTCTCgcactacatttcccagagtTCCTTGCTCACACGGCCCTACGTGCACCGTAATCCATCATCGATCCCTACAGAACGTCTACATCTCCCATGAGGCATCACTTCCTACATGTCCCACGCTGACGCGCTAAACGCGGCGAGTATAATTAATCTTCATAAAAACGTTAGAACACACTtcaaatatacacacaacgcTTTGAAAGATCAaacgtctcctcctcttgtctgtGTACATCTTTGGTTTGGCAGCAAACCGCGCAGCATTCAGTGTCACGCAGGAGACGCAGTAAATCCGAGCTTCGAGGATgtctaaatataaaaaaaccaAAGTTTGTTTCAGCCGACACCCCGGACGACATGAATGCTGCCTCAGCTAAGCTAATGCTTCCTTTCTGTGCAGCACGTTAGCCTGAAAAGCTAACCGACTAGCACGAAGCTATCGCACTTCATCTttaagtaaacaacaacaacaagagacttCTGCTAACAGTAGCTTTAAGGCACCTTTTCATAAACAACCAACATGAAATACGTACGTTAGAAAcgtgcatccacacacacacacacacacacacacacacacacacacacacacacacacacacacacacacacacacacacacacacacacacacacacacacacacacacacacacacacacacacacacacacacacacacacacacacacacacacacacacacacacacacacacacacacacacacacacacacacacacacttctctacAGCATTAGgactgtgtgtgtcctgcagccaatcagagcgctcccttggggtcagaggtcagatgggggtctccttgttgtttttgAGGTCCGGTGCGCTGAACTGCCGTCTCATCCTAGGCGGGGTGGTGAAGCCCCACCCACCAGGTGGTAGCGGCGGCGGcggtagccccgcccccagcAGCATGTCAgcaaaagggggcggggccccGGAGCGCGGCAGGCTGTGGTAGTTGGGGTAAGGCCCTGGCTGGAATGGTGCATTGTGGAGGCTGTAATAGGGATGGTGCTGGAACTGGTGCTGGTGAGGATTATAATGGAAGCCTCcatctctgccccccccccccccctcctcctcctctcccccctcctctctcaccaCCAGGCCCGGGCGAcgcccccctcctctgtctCGGTCGCCCCTCGTGGGCGGAGCTACCGCCGCCGTGGGCGGAGCTGTCCAGGGAGTTGCGGCGGTGGCGGCGCTGCTGGTTTTGGTTGTTGCCCTGCTGGTAGAAGTTGCCATGGTTGCCATGGTTGCCCTGGTTGCCATGATTGCCCTGGTTGCGTTGCTGCCAGGCGCGATGAGGGCTGGGGGTGCGCATGCGGGGGGGCGGAGCCGGGAAGGGGAGGGGCAAGAGAGCAGGAccctgagggggaggaggaggcgatggGGAAGCTATaccctcccctcctccatctcctccccccccctcctcctccccccattcCCCCCCCAGACCCAGAGCCTGCAGGGCGGCGCTAGCTGGACCCCACGACAATCGGTGGGCGGGGTTGCTCTTGAAGGGGAACTTGAGCTTGCACTCCTGGGGGGGGATGAAGCGTCCGGTACCGGGAAGGTGAACGGGGACGACGGGGGGGTTCTGGCCCTGGTTTTGGTTCAGGCCCCGCAGCTTCTTGGCGatgctctgctgctgcaggttgAGGAGCCGCTGCTGTTCCTGCTTCAGCCAGCGGAGGCGCCCTCTCCTGAACGCCGGGTCCCCGTCCATCAGGAGCTTCACCCGCACCTCCGGCCGCCGGGGCGGGGCGTCGCcggcctcctcctcgccctcctcctcctccctctggggcgaccccccccccctcttcgtcatcatcgtcatcgtcgtccTGTAAAATAAGAGGACCCGGTTACTGGGCGGGACCAGGACccggaccgggaccgggaccgggaccgggacccgTGAACGTACCTGGACAGGTATGATGCTCTCCATCTTGATCATCCGATCTCTCAGAGCTTTGATCTCCTCGTCCTTCATGTTGTTCTGCAGCTTCACCTCCTGgaagattgattgattgattgattgattgattgattgatggattgattgattgattgattgattgatggatggatggattgatggatggatggatgaatccATCTACCAGACTCTGGACTAGATGATGGGATGAACTCACCTCCAGGATGTCGGTCAGCTTATCAATGTGAGCCTTCAGGTCGTAggccttcttctctcctccctcccccggctccccccctcccccctcctccgcGGGGGGGCTCCTCCCCTCCCCGATGCCCACCGTGTCGCACACCTCCTGGGCCACGGCCCTCCAGCTGTCCCTCTCGTTGGGCTCTTTCTTCACGTACATGCGGCTGAGCTCCTTCATCTTCACGATGGACAGAGCCTCGATCTCCTGGCGCGAGTGACGGAAGTCTCCCAGAgccacctggggggggggggggggggctctgtgtgagtgtgtgtgtgtattaatgtgtgtacatacatatatatgtgtgtgtgtgtgtatatacatatatatatgtgtgtgtgtgtgtgtgtatatacgtatatgtgtgtgtgtgtatatacatatatgtgtgtgtgtatatacatatatgtgtgtgtgtgtgtatatacatatatgtgtgtgtgtgtgtatatacatatatgtgtgtgtgtgtgtatatacatatgtgtgtgtgtgtgtgtatatacatatatgtgtgtgtgtgtgtatatacatatatgtgtgtgtgtgtgtatatacatatatgtgtgtgtgtgtgtgtatatacatatatgtgtgtgtgtgtgtatatacatatatgtgtgtgtgtgtgtatatacatatatgtgtgtgtgtgtgtatatacgtatatgtgtgtgtgtgtgtatatacgtatatgtgtgtgtgtgtatatacatatatgtgtgtgtgtatatacatatatgtgtgtgtgtgtgtgtatatacatatatgtgtgtgtgtgtgtatatacatatatgtgtgtgtgtgtgtatatacatatatgtgtgtgtgtgtgtatatacatatatgtgtgtgtgtgtggacctcgTAGCAGATCTCCTTCACAGCCTGCATGCGGAGGTCCTCCATCGTGACCCGTTTGGGGTCTTTGcagatcctcctcctctgagggATCTGATAGACCCGGAGAGgctccctcctcttcccacTGCTGGGGAGACCACAACGCTTCACTATGGACTGCAcctgagacaggtgagagagagagacaggtgagacagacaggtgagagagagaggtgagacagacaggtgagggacagacaggtgagagagagagacaggtgagacagacaggtgagagagagaggtgagacagacaggtgagggacagacaggtgagagagagagacaggtgagacagacaggtgagagagagaggtgagacagacaggtgagggacagacaggtgagagagagagacaggtgagagagacaggtgagacagacaggtgagagagagagacaggtgagagagacaggtgagggacagacaggtgagagagacaggtgagagagagacaggtgagggacagacaggtgagagagagacaggtgagggacagacaggtgaggggcagacaggtgagagagacaggtgagggacagacatgtgagagagagacaggtgagggacagacaggtgagagagagacaggtgagggacagacaggtgagagagacaggtgagagagagacaggtgagggacagacaggtgaggggcagacaggtgagagagagacaggtgagggacagacaggtgagagagagagacatgtgagagagacaggtgagggacagacaggtgagagagagacaggtgagggacagacaggtgaggggcagacaggtgagagagacaggtgagggacagacatgtgagagagagacaggtgagggacagacaggtgagagagagacaggtgagggacagacaggtgagagagagacaggtgagggacagacaggtgagggacagacaggtgagagagagacatgtgagaaagacaggtgagggacagacatgtgagagagagacaggtgagggacagacaggtgagagagagacaggtgagggacagacaggcaggtagacagacaggtacctTGTTGGCAGGTAGCTTCTCTCTCAGGGAGGAGATCAGCCTCCAGCTCTCCTCACAGGAGCGTTTGTCTGAGTCGTCTCCACTGTCGCTGTCTGCGTACTGATAACACATGAATGtggattattgattattgattaccTGCCAGCCAGCAGATGATCTGATGAATAAACGGAACCAACCAGTCGGTGTTGCTCCAGCAGCAGATCagcttcctccttctctctccggTACTGAACCTCCATGTCCTGCAGTCTGAGacaccaatcaatcaaccaccagtatatatatatatatatatatatatgtgacatgtatataactataactatatatatatatatatatatatatatatacacacatttatatatatatatatatatatatatagttatatatatatatatatatatacacacatatatatatatatatgtgtatatatatatatatatatctatatatatatatacacacatatatatatatatatatatatatatatgtatatatatatatatatataactatatatatatatatatatatatataactatatatatatatatatatatagttatatatatacacacacacatatatatatatatatgtatatatatatatatatatatatatatatatatatacacatatacatatatattatacatgtacctcttctccatctccagctTGATGTCGATGCCCtgcttctccagcagctccctCTGGGCGTAGTTCCAGTCCTCCGGCTCCCCCTGCTGGTCGGCCGTGGCGCTGCGCTCCCTCTCCAGCCTGGCCTGCTCCGGGTGGTTGAAGCGGAACACGTGGTTCTTCCCCATCACGATGCGGTGACCTGttacaccagcagggggcaataATCCTCAGGGTACATAGTTTACATACAGACAAGTGAATGGATGTAACTTGTCTGTTTCACTATTATTAATTATGtagtgttttattcagtcatcACAAACAATACAAGGAGTAAGgcctatttatatatacatacatatatatacatatacatatacatacatatatatatatatatatatatacacacacacacatatacatacatacacacacacacacacacacacacacacacacacacacacatatgtatatatagatatgtgaaAAGGCAGAAGCATTGAGCTTATATATTCATATcctaaaacaatacaattaaaatatttcaTTCGCTCTTATCCTTAACTAGACCTATAACAGAACTCCCAGGGTGCTTTTCACCTTGCTTGAGGACGACGGCGTCGGCGATCTGCTTCCCGTTGACGTACGTCTCTGCTCCCACCAGCGGCTCCAGGGTCACCAccactgcagacagacagggggcAGTAGAGTGAGAACGGGAGGGTGACATCATCACCATGGTAACAGTGACTGATTGAACGATACCTGGCAGCTTTCCTGGCAGctttcacagagagagagagagagagagagagagagagtcactgcACACACCTTACAGCAGAGGGGATCAATACACCCTGATGAGGATCAATGACCTCCGATCAGGTGACGTTTGTCCTGTCACTTTGAGTTAgtttcatataaatatacatgtatatatgtgtgtgtgtgtgttacgtgtaaTCTGGAcgattattgttattgttactaTTATacttgttattatattattattactaatataattattataatattattattactattatatttattattattatacttattattactattatacttattatattattattactaatattattattattactaatataattattataatattattattactattatacttattatattattattactaatatacttattattataatattattattactattatatttattaatatattattattattactattatacttattatttattttttattattactaatatacTAATTATTAcgataattatattattaccATACAATTATTGCTATTAATGttaatattactattattgCAATTATTACTCTTATTAAAGATAAGACCCAAAAGGCATGAAGACTAAatttcatgttgtttattttattaattacacattttattcttcTGGAAATGAAAAGAGCAGATTAATAAAAcgttaaaataatgtttaaaaaactataaacttcagacaggcagacagacagagagacaggcaggcaggcagagagacaggcaggcaggcagacagagcgacaggcaggcaggcagacagacaggcaggcagacagagcgacaggcagagagacaggcagacaggcaggcagacaggcgtCTCACCTTCTCCCTGGTCGTTGGTCTCACTGACGAACACACAGTGAATCTCCTTGATGAAGTGACCCGACAGCTTGATGTCCACGTCCTGCTGCCCCACCCTGTTACAttaaggaatgtgttacatgaaGATGTTCTGATCAGGAATCAATACTGTCCGATCAACACTGCGCAGACCTGGTGAAGCCCTCCTTGATGTAGTACAGGAGACACTCGGACATCAGAGGGTCCTCGTTCAGGTTGACCAGGTGAGGCGTCTGGGACACGTtgaaaacactttatttaacaTCCACCAATTAACAGTAATCAATAATCTACAGATCAATATCCTGTGAATGTAAACTCACTCCTTTGGGAGAGAAGACGCCCAGCGTTCCCCCGTCTTCTTTAATGGACACGCCCATCTCTGCCAGCAGGGACTCTCtaggggagatggaggagaagttcagATGTTTTGGACTGATGATTTAATCAGGAGATTCATAAAAATgctctcccgttacacctctcctgttacacctctcctgttacacctctcctgttacacctctcccgttacacctctcccgttacacctctcccgttacacctctcccgttacacctctcccgttacacctctcccgttacacctctcccgttacacctctcccgttacacctctcctgttacacctctcatgttacacctctcatgttacacctctcatgttacacctctcatgttacacctctcctgttacacctctcatgttactcctctcatgttacacctctcatgttacacctctcctgttacatctctcctgttacacctctcctgttacacctctcatgttacacctctcctgttacacctctcatgttacacctctcccgttacacctctcctgttacacctctcatgttacacctctcctgttacacctctcatgttacacctctcatgttacacctctcatgttacacctctcatgttacatctctcctgttacatctctcccgttacacctctcctgttacatctCCGCcattacacctctcatgttacacctctcccgttacacctctcccgttacacctctcatgttacatctctcctgttacatctctcccgttacacctctcctgttacacctctcccgttacacctctcctgttacatctCTCATGTTACATCTCTCCTGTTACatctctcccgttacacctctcctgttacacctctcccgttacacctctcatgttacacctctcctgttacacctccgccattacacctctcctgttacacctctcccgttacacctctcccgttacacctctcctgttacacctctcctgttacacctctcctgttacacctctcctgttacacctctcctgttacacctctcccgttacacctctcctgttacatctctcctgttacacctctcctgttacacctctcatgttacacctctcccgttacacctccgccgttacacctctcctg carries:
- the LOC117747910 gene encoding LOW QUALITY PROTEIN: kinesin-like protein KIF1C (The sequence of the model RefSeq protein was modified relative to this genomic sequence to represent the inferred CDS: deleted 1 base in 1 codon) — protein: MTGASVKVAVRVRPFNSRETGRNAKCVIQMQGNTTCISNPKQLKDGAKNFTFDYSYWSHTTAEDPSFACQKQVYKDIGEEMLLHAFEGYNVCIFAYGQTGGGKSYTMMGKQEPGQEGIIPQLCEDLFQRTGGNSDPDLNYSVEVSYMEIYCERARDLLNPKSQGTLRVREHPILGPYVEDLSKLAVTGFTDIRDLMDAGNKARTVAATNMNETSSRSHAVFTIVFTQQRRDQMTGLDTEKVSKISLVDLAGSERADSSGAKGTRLKEGANINKSLTTLGKVISALAEMQSNKKRKSDFIPYRDSVLTWLLKENLGGNSRTAMIAALSPADINYEETLSTLRYADRAKQIRCNAVINEDPNAKLIRELKGEVERLRNLLFSQGLQELLDNAVNNNNSHAGVPGASCSLLQLALTANGVTPQNGSAPQDDEPVSDGDVPANADHLMEDGEDGEDGEEVVATEPISKEEAAERLLETEKIIAELNETWEEKLRKTESIRLDRESLLAEMGVSIKEDGGTLGVFSPKGTPHLVNLNEDPLMSECLLYYIKEGFTRVGQQDVDIKLSGHFIKEIHCVFVSETNDQGEVVVTLEPLVGAETYVNGKQIADAVVLKQGHRIVMGKNHVFRFNHPEQARLERERSATADQQGEPEDWNYAQRELLEKQGIDIKLEMEKRLQDMEVQYRREKEEADLLLEQHRLYADSDSGDDSDKRSCEESWRLISSLREKLPANKVQSIVKRCGLPSSGKRREPLRVYQIPQRRRICKDPKRVTMEDLRMQAVKEICYEVALGDFRHSRQEIEALSIVKMKELSRMYVKKEPNERDSWRAVAQEVCDTVGIGEGRSPPAEEGGGGEPGEGGEKKAYDLKAHIDKLTDILEEVKLQNNMKDEEIKALRDRMIKMESIIPVQDDDDDDDEEGGGVAPEGGEEGEEEAGDAPPRRPEVRVKLLMDGDPAFRRGRLRWLKQEQQRLLNLQQQSIAKKLRGLNQNQGQNPPVVPVHLPGTGRFIPPQECKLKFPFKSNPAHRLSWGPASAALQALGLGGEWGEEEGGGGDGGGEGIASPSPPPPPQGPALLPLPFPAPPPRMRTPSPHRAWQQRNQGNHGNQGNHGNHGNFYQQGNNQNQQRRHRRNSLDSSAAATTWWVGLHHPA